Part of the Sporomusa termitida genome, TATCAAAAATATATTTCATTAACAAATCAGCAGTAGTACCGGTAATTTTGAGGCACGTATGCCGCTGTTCCTGACTGCCAAAATCATGATGATTAAGTACCCGGCAACAGGTTGCGCCAAATTGATCGGAAAATATATTATGAAATTCCTGGGCACTGCTGTAGACCGGGCCCCGGTTTTGCTCTTTGCTGGACCGCCCCTGGAGCATGCCCAACACCATTGTCGCCCCAGACAAGGCCCCGCACATACAGCCGGCATGGCCAAGACCA contains:
- a CDS encoding C-GCAxxG-C-C family (seleno)protein, with the protein product MTQQEQNNINAQQRATENFKAGFNCAETVARTFRDLLNLDVSDEALKMASGFGGGLGHAGCMCGALSGATMVLGMLQGRSSKEQNRGPVYSSAQEFHNIFSDQFGATCCRVLNHHDFGSQEQRHTCLKITGTTADLLMKYIFDKQLIKGI